The genomic stretch GTGCGCGGCAGCGAGCGCGCGGCACGGCCGTTCATGCTCGTGGTCGAAACCGCCGATGGCATCCGGCGCGACAGGGCGCGGGCGGTCATCGACGCCTCGGGGACTTGGCGCACGCCCAATCCGCTCGGCGCCGGCGGCATCGCGGCGGAGGGCGAGGCGAAGTTCGCCGACCGCATCGCCTATGGCATCCCCGACATTCTCGGCCGCGACCGCGTGCTTTATGCCGGCCGCACGACGCTGGTCGCGGGTTCCGGCCATTCGGCGGCCAACGCCTTGCTCGACCTTGCCCGGCTGGCGGATGAAGCGCCCGGCACGGCCTTCATCTGGGCGGTGCGCGGAACCGATCTCGTTCGCATCTATGGCGGCGGCGACGCCGACCAATTGCCGGCGCGCGGCGAACTCGGCGCCGATGTGCGCGACCTCGCCGAAAGCGGCCGCGTCCAACTGGTGACGGGCTTTGCGACGCTTGCCATCCGCGAGCACAACGGCCGGCTGGTCGTCGAGGGGCAAAGCGGGGAGGGCTTGGCTCGACTCGGTCCGGTCGACCGCATCATCGCCGCGACCGGGCAGCGCCCGGACCTGTCGCTGACCCGCGAGCTCAGGCTCGATCTCGATCCATGGCTGGAAGGCGTCAAGGCGCTGGGGCCGCTCATCGATCCCAACGAGCATTCATGCGGCGACGTGCCGCCGCACGGCCACCGCGAACTCAGCCATCCGGAGCCCGGCTTCTACACGGTCGGCATCAAGAGCTATGGCCGTGCGCCGACCTTCCTGCTGTTGACCGGCTACGAGCAGGTCCGCTCAGTCGCGGCGGCGATCGCCGGCGACATGGCGGCGGCCGACGCGGTGCAATTGGTGCTACCCGAAACCGGCGTCTGCACGGTGCCGGCGGGCCGCGCTTCGCAGGGCTGTTGCGGCGGGCCGGCGCCGGCCGAGGTCGATGCCTGCTGCGTGGCGGATGTCGATGCCAAGGCCGCCGGCAAAGGCGGCTGCGGTTGCGCGGGCAAGATGGAAGCCGCCGAGTGACCGAGGGCAAGATCCCCGCTTCCGCCATCTGGGCGCTGGGCGCCACGCAGATCATCGGCTACGGCACGCTGTATTACAGCTACAGCATCCTGGCGCCGGCGGTGGCGGCGGAACTCGCCTGGTCGCAGAAATGGGTGTTCGCGGTGCTGTCGGTGTCGCTGCTGGCAAGCGCTGTCCTGGCGCCGTTCGCGGGCAGCCTGGCGGACCGGGTCGGGGCAGGGCGCCTGATGGTGCCGGGATCGCTGGCGGCGGCGAGCGCGCTGCTGTTGTGCGCGCTGGCGCCTGGACGCGCCGGCTTTGCGCTCGGCGTGCTGGCCATGGAGCTCGCCTCCTGCTTCGTGCTCTACAGCACGGCCTTCGTCGCCATCGTGCAGCTCGGCGGCGCGCGCCGCGGCATCACCCATCTCACCTTGATCGCCGGCTTCGCCTCGACGCTGTTCTGGCCCTTGACGACGCTGCTGCATCATCACCTCGGCTGGCGCGAGGTGCTCATTCTCTTTGCCGCGCTCAATGCTTTTGTCTGCCTGCCGATCCATTGGTGGCTGGCCCGGCTTTCCAGCCATGCCGGCAAGGCACGGGAGAGGATTGTCCCGGTGACACCAGGCCTGTCGGGGCCGGCGCCCGGCGGGCGAGGGTCGCTCCTGTTCGTCCTGGTGCTGGCCGGCTTTGCCATTGAGGGCTTCATGCTTTCGGCTGTTCTCGTGCAGATGGTGCCGCTGCTCACCCTGGTCGGTCTCGGCGGCGCCTCGGTGCTGGTCGCCAGCCTGTTTGGCCCTTCGCAAGTGGCGAGCCGGCTGGTCAACATGCTGTTCGGCCGGGGCCTGTCGCAGACAGCGCTGGCGCTCGGCGCGACCGCGGCCCTCGCCGGCGGCCTTGCGGTGCTGCTCGTGGTGGCGCCCTCCGTCCCCGGCGCCATGCTGTTCGCCGTGCTTTTCGGCTTCGGCTCGGGCCTGATGAGCATTGTCGGCGGCACGCTGCCGCTCGAATTGTTCGGCCGGGAACGCTACGGCTCCTATGTCGGCTGGATCACGGCGGCGCGCCAGTTCAGTTCCGCCTTCGCCCCGTTCGGCCTCACTTTGACGATCGCAGGCCTCGGCGTCTTCCCGGCCCTGTGGCTCAACGTCGTGGTCGGCCTGTTCGGCATCGCGGCCTTCGCCGCCGTCGCGCTGATCAGCCGGAAATCGCGTAGGGGTGAGGAGAGCGGCACGGTCGCGGTCGCGCCGGACGCGGCTGGATTTACTGCATCGCCAGATTACATTTCAGGTGCTCGCCTGAAAACGCTGAACTGAAAGGACTGCGAGGAGCCCCATGGTGTCAGATGCAGATGGTCGAGTGTGCGAACGAGGGCAAAGCCGGATCCAAGGACTTGGGCGAGGGTGCTTGCATCGTATCGTTGAACCGGCAAACCGCTGCATTTCTCCGGTCCGTCGAGCGCGAAAGTCGCGATAATCGCGTAGCCATTCGGTGCGAGTGCCCGCCTGAGTGTGAAGAGGTAAGCGTCACGGTCCGCTTTTTCGACCATGAAATGAAAGGCAGCCCTGTCATGCCAGACATCGTAAAGTCGTCTCGGCGACCAAGCACGAATGTCAGCCACGATCCACTCGATTTGGCGGCCTGCCCCAGCCCGTCGACCACGAGCCGCCGCGATCGCCGCCGCGGAGAGGTCCAGGACAGTGACGTCCTCGAAGTGTTGTTCCCCAAGATTATCCACCAGTCGAGAGGCGCCGCCTCCTACGTCAACGACGGCCGAACTGGGATGGGCAATTTCCTTGATCAACGAAAGAGAGGGTTCGGGACTATCTTGGAACCAACTGACGCCGTCCTCCCGTTTCGCTTCGTATGTCGCGTTCCAGTGCAACCGCGATGCCTCTTTCTCCATCGGACCCGGCCTCACTTTTGATGACATCCTTCAGCATATCAGTCGCCCTGGCCGGCCGTGATCAATTTGTGGAAGCACGATTATTCTGACCGGCAAGGATCGATCTGGCAGGCGCTGTTCCCGCCAAGGCACAGATTTCTGCCAGCTGAGATTGCGCGGAAGTGCCAACCGACATTGCGCTACACTTTTTCCCGGCATTCGCGGAAAATGCAGGGATGAACGATCCCGCCGCGCCGATCGTCAAGTCCATCGCCATCGCAACCGCGCCGGCCAAAGTCTGGCGCGTGCTGACGACGCCCGCGATGATCCCGCAATGGATGTCCGACGAAGAGCTGACCGTCAGCCTGGAAGGGCATGCCGGCGGCGCGATCGTGATACGCGGGATGCTGCACGGCATGGCATTCGAGAACCATGGTACTATCAGGGCCTTCGAGCCGGAGAAGAGCTTCGCCTACAGTTACTGGAGCACGCTGTCGGCCTCGCGCCTTGCGGATGCGCCGGAGAACCACACGCTGGTCAGCTTTGCTCTCGCGCCGGCGGATGGAGGAACGCTGCTGACGCTGACGCTGAGCGACTTCGCCGAACCGGCGATCCGCCCACATGCCAATCTCTACTGGGGGCCGACCCTGCAGATCCTGAAGGCGGTGTGCGAGCGAACTTGACGAAGGCGCTGCGCAGCGAGCCCAGCCTTTACCCCTTTGGACGCCGGGCCAGGGCGCGGATGCGGTCGGCGACCTCGCTGTCGACAGGGTTGTAGACGGTCAGGTTCAGATCCGGCCGGCCGTCGACCGCGAAGGACGAATATTCCAGCTCGATGTCACCCAGTTCCGGGTGCTTCAGGCGCTTTGTGCCGTCGCCATGGGCGAGCACGTCGTTCTCCTGCCACAGCGTGGCGAACTCGGCGCTGCCTCCGCACAGTTCGTCGACCAACTGGGTGACCTCGGAGACCGCGCCGGCACGCGCCGCATCGGCCCGAAAAGCGCCGACCACGAAACGGGCAAGGTTTTCCCAATCGTGCTGCTTGGCGCGGATGTGGGGCGTGAGGAACATGAAGCGCAGGATGTTGCGCCGGCCGGCGGGGATGGTGCCGTAGTCGGTCAACACGATCTCGGCGGCGCGGTTCCAGGCGACGACGTCCCAGGTGGCGGTCTTGACCAGGGCTGGGCTGGCCTCGAGCGTGTCGATGAGGCGCTGCAGCCGGGGGCTGACGCCCTCGTCGCCCCGGTAGCGCACCTCGGGCGGGCGGCCGAGCCCCAGCATGAAGAGATGTTCGCGCTCGGCCTCGGTCAAAAGCAGCCCCTTGGCGATGCGGTTCAGCACGTCGGCCGAGGGCGCGCCGCCACGGCCCTGTTCCAGCCATGTGTACCAAGTCGGGCTGATGTTGGCGCGCTGGGCGACCTCTTCGCGGCGCAGCCCCGGCGTCCGTCGGCGCCCGGAAAAGCCGAACGAGGCGGGATCGAGCCGGGTACGCCGGTCTTTCAGGAAGGCTGCGAGCGAACCGGGGGTGGGCATCCTGTTAGCCATTATACCATGATAAGATCACTACTTTAATGGAATAATAGACCGTCGATATTACGCAGGCAACCGCAGGAGATTTGCATGCGTATCTTTCTCACCGGCGCCACCGGCTTCATCGGCTCGGCCATCGTTCCCGAACTCATCCAGGCCGGCCATCAGGTGATCGGCGTCACTCGCTCCGACGCCGGCGCCGCCGCACTCGCCGCCGCGGGCGCCGAGGTGCATCGCGGAACCCTCGAGGATCCGACAAGCCTGCGCGACGGCGCGGCGAAGGCGGACGCCGTGATCCACACCGCGTTCGATCATGATTTTTCGCGCTTCGCCGAGAACTGCGAAAAGGACAAGCGTGTCATCGCGGCGCTCGGTGAGGCGCTCGCGGGATCCGACCGACCGCTGGCCATCACGTCGGGCGTCGGCATGGGCAGCCCCGGACACGGCGAGCTGGCAGTCGAGGATGTCTTCAACGCCAGCCATCCAAATCCACGCATCGCCTCGGAACTCGCCGGCAACGCCTTGCTGGCGGCCGGCATCAACGTGTCTGTCGTGCGCCTGCCGCAGGTCCACAATCCGGTCAAGCAGGGGCTCATCACGCCGCTCATCGAGATCGCGCGTGAAAAAGGTGTCTCGGCCTATGTCGGCGAAGGCAGCAATCGCTATTCGGCGGGGCATCTTCTCGACGCCGCGCGGCTCTACCGGCTCGCCGTGGAAAAGCGCCAGCCGGGCGCGCGCTATCACGCGGTCGGCGAGGAAGGCGTCGAGGTGCGCGAAATCGCGGAAGCGCTTGGCCGGGGCCTGAACTTGCCCGTCGTCTCGATTGCGCTGGAAAAGGCGGCGGAGCATTTCGGCTGGATGGGAATGTTCGCCCCCATGGACCTGCCGGCCTCCAGCGCACTGACCCAGGCACGGCTCGGCTGGCACCCGACCGGCCCGACGCTGATCGCCGATCTGGATGCGATGCGGTATTGAGGCGCCGCGCCCTCAGCCAGGGCTGACGGCGTAGCGCAAGTGGATGAGGCCATGCGCCAGCGTTTCGCAGCTTGTCAGCGACAGTTGCATCTTGCCGGCGAGGCCGCTTTCGCCGAACTCGACAAAGCCCTGGTTTGCCGCCCGCGCATCGAGCGCGGGCGCGACGAGCAGGCTGAGCTCGTCGACAAGCCCTGCCGCGAAGAAGGAGCCGTTGATGCCGGCGCCGCCTTCGAGCAGCAGCCGACGGATACCGAGTTCGCGGCCGAGCACGTCGAGCATGGCGGCGAGATCGATCTCGGCCGTCTCAGACACGATGTAGGACACGCCGTCGGCGGCGAGTTCGGCCAGATGGCTGTCGGCAACGTCCCGCCCAAGCAGCACCACGACATGGTCGCCGCCGACATCAGGCTTGGCGAAGTGGAGCTTGCCCGAGGCATCGAGCGCCACGGCATAGGTGCCGGCATCGCGTTGGGCGAAATGGTGCGGCCGCTCGACCTTGCCAGCATTGGCCGGCGGGTGTGCGCCGGCCTTGCTCATCTCGGCCATGGTGACACGGCCGACGATCCAGGCGTCGCCGTCGAGGTCGCCGTGGATCTTTTCATAAAGGCCCGACCATGCCGGCACGCCGCCATCGGGGCTCGCCGTGTAGCGGCTCGGATGAAGGCTGCCATCGAGCGAGGCGAGCATATGGCAGATGATGTGCGGCTTCATGGTTTCTCCGGGGATCATTTTTGGGCGATACGCATCAGGCCGATTCAAGCTCCATCGCTTTCTCAGCCGCCTTCGCGAGAAACCCGGATCGAGTATAGCCATGGGCTTCGGCAAAGGCATCAATCCGTCGCAGAACGTCGTCCGGCAGCGTCACGTTGATGCGCACCGCCTTCCTGGCCTCGGTCCTGGCCGCGACCAGGATCGCAACACCGTCACGATTATCGGCATCCGCCATCACGGCCTCCAGACTGGAAGGCTCCGGAATGGCCTCGCCATCCTCGGCCAGCCCTTCGATGTGGAGGGCGAGCGCTTGTTCAGCCATGGACCGGGCGTCATCGAGATCCTTTCCGGCGGTGATCACGCCAGGGAAATCAGGGAAAGACACACCGAAGTCGCTGTCGGCATCCTTATGGATAAGTCCGATATACTGCTTCATGTCCGTCACCTCAGTTTCAGTCCGGATTGCTTTTCGATGCTGCGAAGGGTGCCTATCGGGATGTCGCGCTTGGGATGGGCAACGGTGACCCGCCCTTGCTTGTCACGGTGTTTGAATTGCGCATGGCTGCCCTTTTGGGCAACCTCAAACCAACCATCAGCTTGCAACAAGCGGATAATCTCTGCGCTATTCATGTGTATTTATACACACTGATAGGCGGGCTTTCAATCAAAAATACGAAAGTCGGCTGAAGCCGATAGACCGGCCAGATCGCGTCTGTCATGCCGGGCAGGACGCCCTCGGCATCAAAATTCCGACAATTCCGATAATTCGCAACCCGGCACTGTTATATCGATGTTGCACAAATGGTTGACCCTGGGTTAGCATCCATTTGCTGATGCCGATGGGAGGCAGTTTTTGCAACTGATATCAGCTGGAGCGGCATGCGCTGTCTTGCGCAAGGAGGATGCTCCAACACTTTGAACCGACGCATGATCCCTTCTCAAGACCGATCCCGGTCCTGGGGATTGTGCGTTCTTGTGGAGGAGATCAACCATGAACAGACGTGAATTCCTGATGACGTCCGTGGCCGCGGGCGCGATGATGCTGGCCGCGCGTTCGGCGTTCGCCGAGGACAAGCTGACCATACTGGGCTCGGTGCCCAATCTCGGCTTTCCGTTCTTCGTGCACATGCTGAATGAGATCAAGGCCGAGGCGCAGGCGCAAGGCGTCAACCTGACCGAAAGCGACGGCCAGAATTCGGCCACCAAACAGACCGCCGACATCGAGGCGGCGCTGGTGCAGAAGGTCAACGCCATCGTGATTTCGCCGCTCGACGTCAACGCGCTGGCGCCAGCCATCGAGGAAGCGGTCAAGGCCGGCGTTCCCGTGGTGACGATCGACCGTCGCGTCGACGGTGTCCAGGGTATCCTCGCCCATGTCGGCGCCGACAATGTCAAGGGCGGCGAGGCGGAGGCCAGCGCCATGGTGGCGGCGTTCCCCAATGGCGCCAAGCTGTTCCACCTGCAAGGCCAGCCCGGCGCGGGACCGGCGATCGACCGCAACAAGGGCGTGCACAATGTGCTCGATCCCCTGAAGGACAAGTACCAGATCATCTTCGAGCAGACCGCCAACTTCGCCCGCGCCGAGGCGCTGTCGGTGACGGAAGCCGGCCTTGCCGCCAACGGCAAGCCGGACGCCATCATCTGCGCCAATGACGACATGGCGCTCGGCGCGCTCGAGGCGTGTGCCGCCCGCAACTTCACCGACGTCAAGATCTACGGCTTCGACGCGCTGCCGGAAGCGCTGGTTGCTGTGCGTGACGGTAAGCTCGCCGGCACGGTCGAACAGTTCCCGGGCCAGCAATCGCGCACCGCCGTGCAGATCGCGGTCGCCTACGCCAAGAACAAGACCGAGCCGAAGGAGAAGCTGGTGCTGCTGACGCCGATCGTCATCGGCAAGGACAATCTCGATAAGGCGGAGAGGTTGAGCGAGACGAAGTAGGAGGCCGGTGGGGATCGGCCAAATGGCAAGGCAGGCGGGGGATCGCCCGCCTCTGCCCTGCCGGACATCTCCCCCTCAAGGGGGGAGATCGGTCGTTGTCTCCGCTTTCGCCAATTACCGGCCCTGCAGAAAAGGCGCTGCCGGCAAAACAGCCAATCTCCCCCCTCGTGGGGGAGATGTCCGGCAGGACGGAGGGGGGCGTTCAAGCGCTGACGGAACCCGGATGAACTTCACCCAGGGAGCAACCCTTGCCAGCTGAAGCCGCACCTGTCCTGCTAGCCGTCGAAGGTGTCACCAAGCACTTCTCCGGCGTCACCGCGCTGAGCGATGTCTCGCTCGACATCCATCCCGGCGAAATCCTCGGACTGCTCGGCGAAAACGGCGCCGGCAAATCGACGTTGCTCAAGATCCTGTCGGGCGTCATGCCGCCGTCCAGCGGACGCATCACTTTCGACGGCGCCGACTACGCGCCGTCCAGCCCGCAGGATGCCAAGCGGCTCGGCATCGTCACCATCTACCAGGAGCTCAGCCTGATCCCGACGCTGACCGTGGCCGAGAACATCTTCATCGGCCGTGCGCCGGTCGGGCCGCTCGGGCTGGTGAGCTGGAAACGCATGGAGCGGGATTCGCGAGAAATCATCGCCCGTGTCGGCCTTTCCATCGATCCGATGACGCCGGTTTCGGCGCTGTCGGTGGCCGAGCAGCAGCTGGTCGAGATTGCGCGTGCGCTGTCGCTGAAGAGCCGGCTGATCATCATGGACGAGCCGACCTCGGCGCTGACCGAGACCGAGGTGCAGCGGCTGTTGTCGATCATGGACCGGCTGCGCCAGGACAAGGTCGCCATCATGTTCGTCACCCATAGGCTGGAGGAGGCATCCGCCATCTGCGACCGCATGACGGTGCTGCGCGACGGCCGGCTGGCCGGACATCTCGACCGCGAGAAGGGACGACCCATCCAGCTGCCGCGCATCATCGAGAAGATGGTCGGCCGCGCGGCCTCCGAACTCTACGCGCGGCCGGCGCAGCGCGCGGTGGCCGGCGATGTCGTCTTGTCGGTGCGCGGCTTGCGCACCGTGCGCGATCCCGAAGCGCCGCATGCCATCGTGCTCGACGGCGTAGACATTGATCTCAAGGCGGGCGAAATCCTCGGCGTCGCCGGGCTCGTCGGCTCCGGCCGCACGGAGCTGGCGCGCGCCATTTTCGGCGCTGACCGCATCGCGGCCGGAACCATCACGCTCGATGGCAAACAGATCGCGCCGGCCTCACCGGCCGACGCCATTGCGCTGGGCATCGGCCTGGTGCCGGAGGACCGCAAGCACCAGGCGATCTTTGCAGCACTCGGCATCCTGCCGAATTTCTCCGTCGCTTCGCTTGGGCATTTCAGCAACGGCTTCGGCTTCATGGCCGAGCGGCGCGAGCGCGACGCCCTGTCGGGCTTCCGCAAGATGCTGTCGATCCGCATGGCCTCGGCCGAGCAGGCGATCGAGGGCCTGTCGGGCGGCAACCAGCAGAAGGTGATCCTGGCGCGCTGGCTGGCGCGTGATCCAAAGGTGCTGATCGTCGACGAGCCGACACGCGGCGTCGATGTCGGCGCCAAGGCGGAGGTGCATCAGATCCTGGTGCAACTCGCGGCGCGCGGCATCGCGGTCATGATGATTTCGTCCGAGCTGCCCGAGGTGCTGGCGGTGTCGGACCGCATCGTCACCATGCGGCGGGGGCGCATCACCGGGCAAATGCCGGGCGTCGAGGCAAACGAGGAAAAATTGATGGAACTGATGGCGCTCGACAGCCAAGATGGCCTTGGGCAAGACGCGCTTGGGCAGGATGCGGAGGGACAGGCACGATGAGCATCGCCGAAGAGCAGAACCAGCGCGGCGGCGCGACGGTCGCGCGGCTGTTGATGAGCTTCGGGCCGCTGCTGTTCCTGGCCGCCCTGGTCGTCGTCTTCACCGTGCTGAAACCGAGCTTCATCGACCCGATCAATCTGTTCAACATCACCCGCCAAATCTCGATCACCGGGCTGATCGCGCTCGGCATGACCTTCG from Mesorhizobium sp. 113-3-3 encodes the following:
- a CDS encoding NAD(P)-binding protein; this translates as MDKQNDLPIAVIGAGPVGLAAAVHLMARGLPVKLYEAGDGVAANLRDWGHVRVFTPWRYCVDGAARKLLESHGWRMPDGEAFPTADELVARYLEPLASQLAPAIETEARVVAISRWGADKVRGSERAARPFMLVVETADGIRRDRARAVIDASGTWRTPNPLGAGGIAAEGEAKFADRIAYGIPDILGRDRVLYAGRTTLVAGSGHSAANALLDLARLADEAPGTAFIWAVRGTDLVRIYGGGDADQLPARGELGADVRDLAESGRVQLVTGFATLAIREHNGRLVVEGQSGEGLARLGPVDRIIAATGQRPDLSLTRELRLDLDPWLEGVKALGPLIDPNEHSCGDVPPHGHRELSHPEPGFYTVGIKSYGRAPTFLLLTGYEQVRSVAAAIAGDMAAADAVQLVLPETGVCTVPAGRASQGCCGGPAPAEVDACCVADVDAKAAGKGGCGCAGKMEAAE
- the arsK gene encoding arsenite efflux MFS transporter ArsK, with amino-acid sequence MTEGKIPASAIWALGATQIIGYGTLYYSYSILAPAVAAELAWSQKWVFAVLSVSLLASAVLAPFAGSLADRVGAGRLMVPGSLAAASALLLCALAPGRAGFALGVLAMELASCFVLYSTAFVAIVQLGGARRGITHLTLIAGFASTLFWPLTTLLHHHLGWREVLILFAALNAFVCLPIHWWLARLSSHAGKARERIVPVTPGLSGPAPGGRGSLLFVLVLAGFAIEGFMLSAVLVQMVPLLTLVGLGGASVLVASLFGPSQVASRLVNMLFGRGLSQTALALGATAALAGGLAVLLVVAPSVPGAMLFAVLFGFGSGLMSIVGGTLPLELFGRERYGSYVGWITAARQFSSAFAPFGLTLTIAGLGVFPALWLNVVVGLFGIAAFAAVALISRKSRRGEESGTVAVAPDAAGFTASPDYISGARLKTLN
- a CDS encoding class I SAM-dependent methyltransferase; its protein translation is MEKEASRLHWNATYEAKREDGVSWFQDSPEPSLSLIKEIAHPSSAVVDVGGGASRLVDNLGEQHFEDVTVLDLSAAAIAAARGRRAGAGRQIEWIVADIRAWSPRRLYDVWHDRAAFHFMVEKADRDAYLFTLRRALAPNGYAIIATFALDGPEKCSGLPVQRYDASTLAQVLGSGFALVRTLDHLHLTPWGSSQSFQFSVFRRAPEM
- a CDS encoding SRPBCC family protein, producing MNDPAAPIVKSIAIATAPAKVWRVLTTPAMIPQWMSDEELTVSLEGHAGGAIVIRGMLHGMAFENHGTIRAFEPEKSFAYSYWSTLSASRLADAPENHTLVSFALAPADGGTLLTLTLSDFAEPAIRPHANLYWGPTLQILKAVCERT
- a CDS encoding helix-turn-helix transcriptional regulator gives rise to the protein MANRMPTPGSLAAFLKDRRTRLDPASFGFSGRRRTPGLRREEVAQRANISPTWYTWLEQGRGGAPSADVLNRIAKGLLLTEAEREHLFMLGLGRPPEVRYRGDEGVSPRLQRLIDTLEASPALVKTATWDVVAWNRAAEIVLTDYGTIPAGRRNILRFMFLTPHIRAKQHDWENLARFVVGAFRADAARAGAVSEVTQLVDELCGGSAEFATLWQENDVLAHGDGTKRLKHPELGDIELEYSSFAVDGRPDLNLTVYNPVDSEVADRIRALARRPKG
- a CDS encoding SDR family oxidoreductase produces the protein MRIFLTGATGFIGSAIVPELIQAGHQVIGVTRSDAGAAALAAAGAEVHRGTLEDPTSLRDGAAKADAVIHTAFDHDFSRFAENCEKDKRVIAALGEALAGSDRPLAITSGVGMGSPGHGELAVEDVFNASHPNPRIASELAGNALLAAGINVSVVRLPQVHNPVKQGLITPLIEIAREKGVSAYVGEGSNRYSAGHLLDAARLYRLAVEKRQPGARYHAVGEEGVEVREIAEALGRGLNLPVVSIALEKAAEHFGWMGMFAPMDLPASSALTQARLGWHPTGPTLIADLDAMRY
- a CDS encoding RibD family protein, whose translation is MKPHIICHMLASLDGSLHPSRYTASPDGGVPAWSGLYEKIHGDLDGDAWIVGRVTMAEMSKAGAHPPANAGKVERPHHFAQRDAGTYAVALDASGKLHFAKPDVGGDHVVVLLGRDVADSHLAELAADGVSYIVSETAEIDLAAMLDVLGRELGIRRLLLEGGAGINGSFFAAGLVDELSLLVAPALDARAANQGFVEFGESGLAGKMQLSLTSCETLAHGLIHLRYAVSPG
- a CDS encoding type II toxin-antitoxin system HicB family antitoxin gives rise to the protein MKQYIGLIHKDADSDFGVSFPDFPGVITAGKDLDDARSMAEQALALHIEGLAEDGEAIPEPSSLEAVMADADNRDGVAILVAARTEARKAVRINVTLPDDVLRRIDAFAEAHGYTRSGFLAKAAEKAMELESA
- a CDS encoding type II toxin-antitoxin system HicA family toxin, whose translation is MNSAEIIRLLQADGWFEVAQKGSHAQFKHRDKQGRVTVAHPKRDIPIGTLRSIEKQSGLKLR
- a CDS encoding substrate-binding domain-containing protein produces the protein MNRREFLMTSVAAGAMMLAARSAFAEDKLTILGSVPNLGFPFFVHMLNEIKAEAQAQGVNLTESDGQNSATKQTADIEAALVQKVNAIVISPLDVNALAPAIEEAVKAGVPVVTIDRRVDGVQGILAHVGADNVKGGEAEASAMVAAFPNGAKLFHLQGQPGAGPAIDRNKGVHNVLDPLKDKYQIIFEQTANFARAEALSVTEAGLAANGKPDAIICANDDMALGALEACAARNFTDVKIYGFDALPEALVAVRDGKLAGTVEQFPGQQSRTAVQIAVAYAKNKTEPKEKLVLLTPIVIGKDNLDKAERLSETK
- a CDS encoding sugar ABC transporter ATP-binding protein, which translates into the protein MPAEAAPVLLAVEGVTKHFSGVTALSDVSLDIHPGEILGLLGENGAGKSTLLKILSGVMPPSSGRITFDGADYAPSSPQDAKRLGIVTIYQELSLIPTLTVAENIFIGRAPVGPLGLVSWKRMERDSREIIARVGLSIDPMTPVSALSVAEQQLVEIARALSLKSRLIIMDEPTSALTETEVQRLLSIMDRLRQDKVAIMFVTHRLEEASAICDRMTVLRDGRLAGHLDREKGRPIQLPRIIEKMVGRAASELYARPAQRAVAGDVVLSVRGLRTVRDPEAPHAIVLDGVDIDLKAGEILGVAGLVGSGRTELARAIFGADRIAAGTITLDGKQIAPASPADAIALGIGLVPEDRKHQAIFAALGILPNFSVASLGHFSNGFGFMAERRERDALSGFRKMLSIRMASAEQAIEGLSGGNQQKVILARWLARDPKVLIVDEPTRGVDVGAKAEVHQILVQLAARGIAVMMISSELPEVLAVSDRIVTMRRGRITGQMPGVEANEEKLMELMALDSQDGLGQDALGQDAEGQAR